A window of Mucilaginibacter robiniae genomic DNA:
ATCCAGGATTATGCCATCAAAGGCATAATCATGCATAATAAAATCAGGATTTTGAGTAAGATCCAGAATCTTCTTTTGATAACGGTTTAAGCCTGCCTGTCGGAACCGTTCATCCAGGTTGGCCAGTATAGATTCCCGGATGTCGGATACTACCAGCTTCAAATCGGGTTGTAGCTCGTGTAATAACAATGATTTGCCACCCGAAGCTGCGCAGGCATCCCACCAGCTTTCCCACTGCTGGGGCTTAAAATACTGTGCTGTTTGCTGTGAAGAATAATCCTGCACCTCGTAGCTGTGCTGATTGGGTAATAAGCTTTCCAGTTTAGTACCGTTAGGTAAACAGAGGCAGTTATTGCCTTCATCTTTAAAAGGCACTTTAGCTTGGTTTAGTTGAGCTTTTACCAGTTGTTCCTGCCCTTTGCGCACACGTATGAATAAGTCGGGTTGTACAAAGAAAGACTTTAAGAAAGTATCCTGATCAATACCTGTTGAAAGCTGATCCAGCCACGGGAAAACGTCGGCTAACTCAAAAGCAGGATAGGCTCCTTTAACCATTGCCAACTTATCATTCAGATCAAAGCCTATACAGGCAGCCCATTCCGGTTTAAAGTGCTGCAAAAAGGAGTTTACCTGCGTGCTGCACAAAAACTCAGCAACAATGAGCCGTTCCTCATCAGGTATTTCTAATAAGGCTTTACCCAGCCTGAAATAATTATAAATCAAGCGGCTGGCTACCTTCCGGTCGGTAGAACCCATTTGCTTATTCTGGCGGTAAAAGCCAGGTAAAAACTTACTCAAGGGCGTATTGGCCGGATACTCCTGTAATATGCGTTGAAAAGTTTTAAGCTGGTTAAGGGCTTTCATTCTACCTGTTTTAACTCGAAGTTAACATATTTCAGCAAGTTTACATGGGTGTTTACCCAGCCTTGTCCTGGTTTTTTCACAAAGTGGAAGTTGTTGTGCAACGCTTTGTAATCGTGCCGGTCCAGTCGTGAAAGTTCATTCGTCTCCTGTGCCAGTAGTTCGCCAAAATATAAGCCTTCGTCAAAACCTTTATAGGCATAAGCGGTAGGTTCGCTGTTGAAGTTTTTACGATAAGCTTTAATAAAGTTTACGGTAGCTGAACTATGGTAATTTACCCGGTCGGCCACTGTAATGTGTGCTTTTATACGCTGTAATACCTCTGCACGTAAAAAGGTAAACTTTTCCCAATTAGGATGGCCGAATACACTAACCGGATAATGTTTAGACAAGGTATCTAACGAGCGTAAGGTAACCACTAGGAAACCCTGATTTACGGCCGGTACAATAAAAATATTATCATTAGCTTTATCCAGCTGCGGTACCAATGCACTTAAATTGCCGCGGGTTACGTTAAAGCTAACCACTTTAATTTTGTACCTGCTCAGGCTATCTAAGCTATGCTGAAAAGGTACGGTGTACTTGTTATCTTCACTAAAACCGGACTTTAAGATAAATACCTTTTTAGGTCGAACGCGATTGCTGATGTATTGTGCTGTATGTGCCGCATGGTATTCTAGCGGTGGCGTAATAGTAACCAGATTAGGATTATTGAACTCGGCAGGCGAAGTGGGGGCCAAGGGCGATACAATAGTTTTACGTATAGCTAATGGATTGCCCTCAAATGCTTTAATGCTTTCAGGAAATACCGGACCTACAATCAGGTTGCTGTTGCGTATAGCCGGATTTACTGATAAGCTATGCGCAGCTGCCGGATTGTCTTTAGTGTCAAACACCTGTAAACGATAATTGTAGCCCTGGCTGGTCAATGAATCTAGCGCCAAACGAAAACCTTGATAATAATCAATGGCGATATTGGCCTCGCGTAGTTCTGCCTTACTGTAGCCACGTGCCGAATTTAGCTTGTCCAAGTCAAAGGGCATGAGTAGAGCAATGCTTGATGTTTTACCATTAGCAGGCTTAGGAGCAGGCTTATTGGCTGTAGTTGGAACATCAGGCTGCTTTTGGGTTGGAGCTGGTGGTACAGTATGAGGTTGCGGCATTGGCCTGTTGGTGCCAACCGAACGTACTTTGGGTGAGCAGGCGCCTACTACCGTAAGCGCCAGCAGCCACAACAACTTTTTACTCCCACTCAATGGTAGCCGGTGGTTTGGAGCTGATGTCATATACAACCCGGTTAATGCCTTTAACGTTGTTGATAATTTCATTCGATATTTTAGCCAGCAGCTCATAAGGTAGGTGGCACCAGTCGGCAGTCATGCCATCCAGGGACTCTACAGCGCGTAGGCAAACTACGTTTTCGTATGTACGTTCGTCACCCATCACACCTACCGATTGTACCGGCAAATAAATGGCGCCGGCCTGCCAAACTTTATCGTAAACACCGCCTTGCCGCAAATTGTTGATGTAAATAGCATCAGCCTGTTGCAGAATAGCCACCTTTTCTGGCGTAACCTCACCTAAAATCCTGATAGCTAAGCCAGGACCAGGGAAAGGATGGCGACCTAAAATATTATCGTCAATGCCTAAGGTTCTACCTACACGGCGTACTTCATCTTTAAATAAAGTATTTAGCGGCTCTACCACTTTCAGCTTCATAAAATCAGGCAAGCCGCCTACATTATGGTGCGATTTGATGGTAGCCGACGGTCCTTTAACTGATACCGATTCAATCACATCAGGGTAAATAGTACCCTGGCCCAGCCATTTTACATCCTGAACTTCATGTGCAGCATCATCAAATACCTCAATAAATACGCGACCTATAGCTTTGCGTTTTTTCTCTGGGTCAGTTAAACCAGCCAGTGCATCATAAAAACGTTGTTTAGCATCAATGCCTCGTACATTAAGGCCCATGTGCTTGTAAGAGTCCAGTACGGATTCAAACTCATCTTTACGTAGTAAACCGTTATCTACAAAAATGCAGTATAGGTTTTTGCCAATAGCTTGATGCAGTAACACTGCAGCTACCGATGAATCTACACCACCTGAAAGACCCAATACTACTTTATCGTCGCCCAATTTTTCTTTCAGCCCAGCAATGGTAGTTTCAATAAATGATTCGGAAGTCCATTCCTGATGGCAGCCACAAATATCAACCAAGAAGTTTTGTAGCAACTGTTTGCCATCTAAACTGTGGGTTACCTCAGGGTGGAACTGTATGCCGTAAGTTTGTGAACCTTTAATTTGATAAGCGGCCACTTTTACCGTATCGGTGCTGGCAATAATTTCAAAATTATCAGTAATATTGGTAATCGTGTCCCCATGAGACATCCATACTTGTGATGAAGAAGGTACCTCTTTAAACAGCGGACTAGCTTCGTTAATGTATTGCAGGTTAGCCCGGCCATATTCGCGTGTGCTGGAAGGCTGTACTTCGCCACCGTTATGTTGGGCTAAGTACTGCGCACCGTAGCAAACACCTAAAATAGGCAGTTGCTTGTGGTAAGGCTTAAAATCAAACTGCGGTGCATCTTCCTGACGAACAGAGTAGGGGCTACCGGAAAGGATGATGCCTTTAACCGTGCTATCTACTTCAGGAAAATGATTATAGGGATGAATTTCGCAATAAATATTTAATTCTCTGACGCGGCGGGCTATAAGTTGAGTAAACTGTGAGCCGAAATCAAGAATAAGGATTTTTTCTGGCATGGGCAAAGATAGGATTTAGATACGAGATGTAGGATATGAGATTTGAGATTGCTGCGTTGAAGTAGTAAATTGCTTGCACAACTACTTATTATGTCGTTCAACTGGAAACATCAGATAATAACTATACTGCTCCTGCTGAGTGCTTGCGGCACTTTTGCACAATCGGCCGAAGGAGTTTATGATAAATACGTGGATTTTAACTTGGCCCGCTTTGAAGGTCGCACTAAAGATGCTTTTAAACTGGCTGCCGACATTAATGGCCATACCGAAGATTTACCTGACAAAAGCCGTATAGCTTTTTACAACAGTTTGGCTAAGTTATATGAGGATGACGACCAGTTTGACAAAGCTTTGCCTTTGTACGAGAAAGTGGCCGTTGCTGTACCTGACTATTATGTAGCACATCGCGCTTTAGGTTATTTGTATGTGCGCAAAGCAGATGTGGCTTTCGGTAATTTCCCGGCGTATAAACAGTGGGTAGAAAAAGCTTTGCCTCATTTAGAAAAGGCACAAGCCTGCGACCCCAGCGACGAAACGCTGATCCTAATTAAATCGCTTTACTTGAAAACTAAAAACACCACCCCTTTAACTACGCTAGATACCCGTTTAAAACAGTTAAGTAAAAGTTGTTTGGACGTTTTGAGTGATAATTAATCATTTTTAAAAATGCCTTAGATGTTTAAGTAATAAAGAAGCCCGTAATTTGATAAGAAATTACGGGCTTTAAAATTATAAAATTCAGCAAGTAACTAACCAATGTCAGTAATAACAGTAATCTTGTTGTGGGAAAAGGTAAAAATGGATTTTCCATTTAGCTGCAAATCCGTTCCCTTTTGTAGGCCAGCGGGTAAGTCGACAGCTAAAATGCCATTGTAACTAATTGAACAAGTAGTTTGATCACCTTCGTGCTGAAAGGTAGTAACAGTTTGTTGCCTGCTTTGAAACAACTGCATAGCCTGCTTAGCTTGTGCTTCAAATGCGGTACGACCATCAAGAACCATATTAACTTCGTTACCGGCTATGTTTTTAAACTGAACCTTGTCATTCAAATCTTTTAGCATACCATCTACATCAAAGCTATTATAGGCATTGATATAACTTTGAATCAAATGTTCCTTTTCTGCTGTCGTCATACCAATATCCTTTTGCGAATTAGACGTGTGTGTCAATTGTAAATCCGGCTTTTTTAAAATCCTGCCAGAAAGCAGGGTAGGATTTCTCTACTACCTGAGCATCTTCAATCTCCACTTGTGGAATTACCAACGCCAGCGGGGCAAAAGCCATAGCCATTCGGTGGTCTTCGTAAGTTTGAATGGTAATATGGTCTGGAATAAATTTCTGACTGCAGTTTAGTTTATAAACCTGGCCTTTTTCAACCAGTTCTACCCCCATTTTAGCCAACTCATTTTGTAAAGCTTTAATGCGGTCAGTTTCTTTAATCTTTAAGGTTTCCAACCCGGTAAACGTAGCTTCATGACCTAAGGCGGCACATACAACAATAAGTGTTTGAGCCAAATCAGGGCATGACTTCAAATCAAATATTTTGCGAACTATTGGTTTAGGCTCTTTTTTCAGGTACACGCCACCATCTTTGAACTGTGAAGTAATGCCAAAGTTGGCCATTAGTTCAGTAATTACGCTATCGCCCTGCAAACTGTAGGAGGTAAGACCTGGTAAAAACAATTCTGCTTCATCGGCCAGTGCTGCTACGGCATACCAATAGGAAGCTGCGCTCCAATCAGGTTCTACCCAAATACTGGTTTCACGAAAATCTTGAGGTGCTATACTAATGATGTTATCTGTCCAGGTATGTTGTATGCCTGCTTGCTGTAACATGCTAAGCGTCATTTCTATATAGGGGCGTGAAGTAAGCTCCCCATCAATATGCAGTTGCAAGCCATTGGCCAAACGGCTGGCAACCAACAATAGGGCTGTTATATATTGGCTACTAATGTCGCCTTTAATGGTAATTTGATTAGTTTGCTGTGTAAAACCACCTTTGATGTGTAAGGGAGGATAGCCTTCTTTCTCAGCATAGGTAATATCAGCACCTAATTGTCGTAAAGCATCTACCAAAATACCTATGGGGCGTTGTTTCATTCGCTCAGTGCCGGTGAGAAGAACTTCTCCCGGTTGCAAAGCAAAGTAAGCTGTTAAAAAACGCATAGCCGTACCCGCCGGACCAATGTTTACTTCGGTTGCTTGTTGCGTATTTTGAGTTATTGTGGATAAAGCTAACGCATTGTTTACAGGTTCTTGATTCTTGATTTTTGACTCTTGATTCTCATTTACAAGCTGGCTTCTTAATATACCGGCCAGTGTTACGGCATCAGCTGCATCCGAAATGTTATCTACTTTAACTTTGCCTTGGCTTAGGGCTTCAATAACCAATGCCCGGTTACATTCGCTTTTGGAGCCGGTAAGTTGAATGGTAGCTTTTACCGTTTTATTCGGACGGCTAACCGTAATGTTTTTTGACATGAGTTATTGATACAAACAATAATAATGTTCTGTAAAATATAAGGAGTTTAAACATCCTTTGTTCGTGTTTGAAATACTCCGAACAAAGGATGTTTAAGATTGATGTTGCTATAGCTAATTACACAATTATGCCCGTATCAAACCTAAGTTTAAGGTTATTTATCTAAAATGGTTCTTGTGTTTTGCAACAACGTAGTGAAAAGTACTAAGCGTGAGTTAAGCTTTCTTTAACTGGAGCACCACCTTGACTTTTATTCATAATTTCAGTTTGCTTGCGGATAGATTCTGCATGGATCAGTTCCAACAACTTCTCGGTAAAGTCAGTACCTAAACCTAAAGCTTTGGCATAGTTGGTACGGTTTTGCAAAATTTCGTCCCAACGGTTTACCTGTAAAATGGTAATGCCATTTTCTTTTTTGTAGTTACCAATCTGTTCTACAATCTGCATACGCTCAGCCATTTTCTGGATAACCAAGTCATCAATTTTGTCAATCTTGCTACGCAGTTCGGCTAATTTATCTTTTATTTCGGTGTTAGCAACTTCAGGCTTGCGCAAGGTTAAACGTTCCATCAGGTCGTTTAATGCAGATGGAGTTACCTGTTGTTTGGCATCGGTCCAAGCTACTGATGGGTCAATGTGCGATTCAATCATTAAGCCTTGCATATCCAAATCCAAAGCTTTTTGAGCTACGTATGAAATCAGGTCACGATTACCTGAAATATGGCTTGGGTCATTAATAATAGGCAACTCAGGTGCATGGGTTTTCAGGTTGATAGCTAAATCCCACATAGGTTCGTTACGGAAAGCCGTTTTTTCGAATGAAGAAAAACCACGGTGAATAGCAGCCAGCTTGGTAATACCTGCATTGTTAATACGTTCCAGTGCTCCAATCCATAAAGATAAATCAGGATTTACCGGGTTTTTAACCATTACCGGAATATCTACACCTTTTAAAGCATCAGCAATTTCCTGAACGGTAAATGGGTTAACGGTTGAGCGGGCACCTACCCAAAAAATATCCACACCAGCTTTCAGCGCTTCTTCGACGTGTTTACCAGTAGCTACTTCAACAGCAGTAGGTAAACCAGTTTCTGCTTTAGCACGTTTTAACCATTCCAGGCCAATACTGCCAATACCTTCAAATTCGCCGGGACGAGTGCGGGGTTTCCAGATGCCAGCACGCAGGGCTGTTACGCGGCCGGTTTTAGCCAGCAGGTGAGCCGTAGCTACTAACTGTTCTTCAGTTTCGGCACTGCAAGGACCGGCAATTAACAAAGGCTCTTTTTTAGTAGTTATCCAAGAGCTTAGGGGCTGTATTTTCAGGTCAAGTTTCATATCGTTATTTTAATTTGGAGGTGTTGGGGGGAAAATTAATTTATAAGTGTTTAATATCTGATTAATGGTTGTTTTGCATTGATTTTTTATCCTTTATAGCTAATGGAGTTATGGATTTACTATTTCTTCCACATACCGTTCATATTCGCCTAGTATGTTGAAGTTTTGAGTGTATTTTAATATTTGGCGGATAGCCCGGTCATATTGTTGAGGTTGTTGCCATTCTACATCTACATAAAAGTTGTATTCGTTGCGGCGGCCCAATACTGGCATAGATTGTATTTTGCTCATATTAATTTCCTGCTCAGCCAGTATATTGAGTACTTGAGCCAGGGAGCCAACTTCATTACTCACCTGAAAGCATAATGAAGCTTTGTTAGCCTTCACCTGACGGGCATTTTCATGGCTGGTAAGCACCAGGAAACGAGTAAAGTTCTTTTTGTTGGATTCAATGCGTCGCTCTTTAACTTCCAGATTGTAAAGTTTGGCAGCCAGCGCATTGGCAATAGCGGCAGTATCGGTTAATTGTTCGTCGTGCACACGTTTGGCGCAGGCTGCGGTGTCATTACTCTCCACTACTTTCAACTGTGGATATTCGTCAATAAAGTCAACGCATTGGCGCAAAGCAATAGGATGCGATATTACGAATTTAATGTCTTCAAACTTTACTCCCGGAAGCGTTAAAAAGTGCAGTTGAATGGGTAGATAAACTTCGCCAACAATAGGGAAGTTATAGCTCATAAGCAGGGAGTAATTAGGCAATATGCTACCGGCAATGTTGTTTTCAATAGCCATTACTACATAATCAGCCTGCTTGTTTTTCAGGGCCTCAAAGGTTTGCTTAAACGAGTTACATTCTATAGTCTGAATGTCAGAACCAAAATACTTGAACGCCGCCTCTTCATGAAAAGAGGCGCGGATGCCTTGTATGGCCACCCTGGGCTTTGCTGTTTCCATAGTGCTGTTAAACGAAAAAAGTCCCGGCTATTGGGCCGGGACTTTTTCGTGTTTTATATGTCTTTGTTATGGCATATCAGTCCCGGCTCTTACTGCTAAAGTAAAAGTAATAGAAACCAAAACCGTATGCGCTGTTAAATTTCATTGTTAAATCGCTGGCGGTAAATCTACGAGTTAAAAGTGTTTTGTCAAGAGAAAAGTTAAAATTATTTAAAGTAGTGGGAAATATTCTTTTTTATAAGTGATTTCTACTCCCGGGAACTTATTAATTAAGCTATAGATGTCAATAACCATTGCAGAAAGCTTTATAACTATGTTATTCTTGAAAATTATATGATATACAGATGTAGTCCGGGTGGTTTTGTTGGCTGAATTACTACCACCCATACTGTGTACTTCAATATTTACAATGTCAGATTTCAGATAAGTAACCATGTTATATGCAATCCCATATTTAAATTCGTTTTTTCCTCGTGATAGCTGTAAGCAAACATTTTTCGATTTTAAATAGTGATTTACAATATTCTGGCAAAACTTAAAAGCAAGATAAATGATTGGTACAAGTAATATGATCGCGTAAGCAGAGAACTGTAATGCAAGCTTTGATATTACCAGTACATAAATAATAAACACTAGAATTAAGCCCCATTGTAACAAGAAAGTACGTGTGCTAAAATAGTACCGAAAATATTGTGTAACAAAATGACTGCTTTCGCCAATACTTACTAGGTGTTTTTCAAAGAGTGTTTCCAAGTTAGCACCAGTATAAAATTTACTTACTATATCGCAAGCGCTTTGTAAATTTGGGGCATGATATTCAAAAACCTGATGATACTGGTTAAGTAAATACAAGCAAAATTTATTGTTAAAGAATAGGCCTACTTTCAAGTATTCGCCAGTCTGATTTTTAACAGTAACAGAGGGGCCGGTGGCTTGTATGTCAGTTAATGATCTTTGCTGGTCCCAAGGGAAATCACGAATGAGTTGCATGGTTTCTTCAAGATAGCGCGATTTTTCTTCACAAAACTCACCTTTCTCAAAGTTCTTGTACTGTAGTTTTGATATCAGCTGAGTCATTTAAACAAATGAGAAGTTTAAGTTATCTTAACATGGTACTTATAGCCTGGCATAATAATTCAAGCTGTCGCACAGCTCTTCTTCAGTACAAATATGGTCAATGCTGCATTCGCCTATTTTACTAAGCAAGGTGCAGTTTATTTTTCCTGCTTCGTTCTTTTTATCGGTCTTCATTAAATCATGCAGTACGGCATGGCATGATTCTTCCAACGGGTATTTGGGGTATAAATTGGTTAGTACCGCAGTAATTTCATCTAATTCACCTTTACTTAAACCGGCTTTTTGATGTGATAACCAAGCTTCGCATACCATGCCAATTACTACAGCTTCGCCGTGCGTTAAATACTGTTCGTCATTATTTAAGGAGTAAGTTTCAATCGCATGACCTATAGTATGGCCAAAGTTCAGGCATTTACGATAACCTTTCTCTAAAGGATCAGTTACAACTACGTTGTTTTTAATAGCAACAGATTGATAAATCAGCTTGGCTTCTGGTAAGCCTAAGTCGTCGCCTTTGCCTTTCAGTTCGTTCCAGTAGCTGGCATCGGCTATCAGGCCATGCTTCAACATTTCGGCATAACCAGAAAGAATTTGGCGGATAGGTAGCGTATGTAAAAAGCTATGCTCAATAAACACCGCTTTGGGCGAAGTGAATGTGCCGATGATATTTTTTAAATTATCAAAATCAATCCCGGTTTTGCCGCCAACAGAAGCATCAACCTGCGAGAGTAGGGTAGTAGGTACTTGCACAAAATCAATTCCACGTTTAAAGGTAGAAGCTGCAAATCCGCCCATATCACCAATTACACCACCACCCAAATTAATTAATAAGCTATGGCGGTCGGCACCAAAATCAATCAGCATTTTCCATATACCGGCACAAAAATCAATGGTTTTGCTTTCTTCACCGGCATTTACCTCAATAATATCATACTGATGGTTTAAGTGTACAAGCTTATCTTGCAGCAAAGGCAAGCAGTGTTTCTCGGTGTGCTCGTCTGTCAAAATAAAAAAGCGGGAGTAATTGCCTTTTTCTACAAAATTAACAAGTTGATTTAACGTGTCAGTAAAATATACAGGGTAATCTATGCTGTTAATTGTATTCATATCTTAAATAACCACAATTTTTTTGGACTGGTATTCTACCGTGTCGCCCTTTTTAACCTTTAAACGTTTGCGATAATCAATTTGGTTGTTGTATTTAACCTTTCCTTCGATTACTGCTATTTGAGCTTCGCCGCCTGTTTGTACCAGCCCGGTAGCTTTAAGTAGCTGTATTAATAAAATATAATCGCCGTTTACTTCAAATTTAATCATGGTTGCCCGCAAAATTAAACTATTCCGTTTATAACTGAGTTATATGCTTATCATTTTCTAATTTTGCTACATGCCCGTAAATGAAAGAAACGCTTCTGCACCTGTCAAAGCAAATTTATCTTTTGAAGATACTGAAATAGCATTCCGCCATGCCTCCAACATTGATTTAAAACGCGCTTATTGGCTTTTTAAAGTAATTAATAATAACTTCTTAGTAAAAATTGGTCCTGGTATAACCAATTTTGCTATGAGACTAGGCTTACCTATTAAAGGTTTAATTAAGGCTACCATATTTAAACAGTTTTGCGGTGGCGAAACTATTGCTGAATGTGATGCGACTATCAAAAACCTGCATTCGGGTGGCGTAGGTACCATTCTAGATTATTCAGTAGAAGGGGAGGACGATGAGCAGGTATTTGACTTCACTCGTGATGAAATTATACGTACGATTGAACGCGCAACTGGTGATCCTGCCATACCCATTACGGTATTTAAAGTGACTGGTGTAGGTCGGTTCGGCTTACTGGAAAAACTGGATGCCGGAACCACTTTAACTGCTGCTGAGCAACAAGAATGGCAAAAAGTACAAGACCGTGTATTAGCTATTTGCGAAAAAGCCTATAAAGCTGGCATTCCGGTTATGATTGATGCTGAAGAAAGCTGGGTTCAGGATACTTTAGATACGCTGGCATTGGATATGATGCAACGCTTTAACCGCGAAAAAGCAATTGTATATAACACTTACCAGATTTACCGTCATGATAAACTGACTTCTTTAAAATCTGATTTTGAAGTAGCGCAAAGCGGTGGATTCTTACTGGGAGCAAAGCTGGTACGTGGCGCCTACATGGAAAAAGAACGTCGCCGGGCTGCCAACCAAGGTTACCCATCGCCTATACAACCTGATAAACTATCAAGTGATCGTGATTATAATGAGAGTTTGCGCTTTTGCGTAGCACATATCGATCGTATCGCTTTGGTAGCTGGCACACACAATGAAGCCAGTTGCCGGTTGCTGGCCGATTTACTTAACCAGTTGAATATACCACACAATCATCCGCACATCTATTTTTCACAATTGTTAGGGATGAGCGATAATTTGAGCTTTAACCTGGCTAATGCAGGTTACAATGTGGTTAAGTATGTGCCTTACGGACCAGTGAAAGCCGTATTGCCATATCTTTTCCGCCGTGCACAAGAAAATACAGCTATTGCTGGTCAGATGAGCCGCGAATTAAGTTTAATTCTGAAAGAGAAAAAGCGCAGAAAAATCTAATTAATACTAAATAATTAACAGCTCGGGATGTTGCACCACCTACATGGTTAAAAGTAGATGGCGCAACATCCCGTTTTTATATCAAGTGTTCGCGTTCAGCAAAAGCCTGAATGGTATCAGGGGCAGTCATCAAAAAAGTTTGAAGGCCCAGTTCCTTAGCCGTAGCCAAGTGTTGTGGGCTATCATCAATAAACAAAGTTTCAACTGAGTTAAGGTTGTTCTCGTTTAAAACTAATTCAAAAATTCCTTTTTCGGGCTTGCGTTTGCCAGTGAAATGAGAATAATACACTTTCTCAAACAAGTGGTTGTTGCTTTCGAAATTGAATTTTTCTTTCAGATACTGCATAATGAAATTGTAATGAATCTCATTGATATTACTTAACAGGAAAGTGCGGTATTTGTCTTTAAGTTTTAGAAGTAACTCATGGTTGCCTTCAGCTATACCTACTAAAATACTGTTCCAAGCAGCATCAATCTGTTCATCGGTTAAATGCGGATTGCCAGCTTTTTCGCGTATGCGACTACGGAATTCAGCAGCTGTGATTTGTCCGCGGTCAAAAGCATCGAAAATAGCATCTTGTTGCCGGTGTCCATAAAAAGTTTCCACATCCGGAATGCCCAATGCCTCCAAGGATTGCTGCACACGAGCAAAATCAATGCTAAAGATTACGTTACCGTAATCGAAAATAATATTTTTAATGTTCAACATATAACTGCAAATATGTAAAATACAGCAAGAAGCATGAAAAATTACAGCGTTCTGTTAAGTAAGGTTTTATTCATCAAATTTCTGATTTACTTATAAGGAATACGTTTTGCTTAGTAATTCGAAAGTTCTTTTTTCCTTAATGGCATCTTGCAAGCACAATTTAATCATGCTATAAATTTGTTTATGATAAACGCCCTTAGCTAGTGTAAGTAAAACCTTAAATTGAGCTATTTCAAGTTGCTCAATGGTTAATAGATGGTTAATTATTATGTAATCTAATTGATAGGTGTTTAATTCACCAACATTGCTAAATAAATAATCCCTAACGTTGAGCGAACCCAGCAAAGGCTTTGGTCTGAAATTGCTTTCATATTTTAGGTATTTAAAAATAAAATCTATTCGCAGCAACTGTGCATCTAAGTGTAAGCCTGTGCTTAAAATAGCTTGCTTCAAACCTTGATAAGATGCTCTTTTTACCAGTTCTGGAATAAGACGTACTAAATGAGTCTTCATGTTATATACGTCTGATAAGCTACTTACAAATAGTGCATTTATCTCTGTTTTAGATAGTATAGGGCGCTCAGTAGAGTGAGTGCTTGGAGGGAGTGGCTGATTTTCCATGGGTAGATTGGGTAGTTAAACACAAGAATAACGAGGAAGATTTATTATAGTAGTGTGTAATGAAATAGCTAAGATAACTTTCAGTATAGTATACTTTTTTTATACCAAATTGTAACATAAGCTTCACCTGTTTGTTCTTATATTACATATCAAAAAGTTGTAATATCCTGTTTGTTTTGTTCCGTAAAGTTGTACCATAGCGTTTGTGCAGTTGTTGTAGAGAGTTAATTTATTATAGCAATAAACAACAAATATTGAATTTATAATTATATTTATAGTTAAAAAAAAGATAAAGCTATTCGTTTCGTTACCCTATCATTTTTAAATACATTTTTCAATCTTATTTTATAATGAAAGCGGATGACATAGAACCTGTAAAATTAGAAAGCAAACGTAGTTTAATGGTAAAGCATGTTTTACTGCGGCATTTGAACACAGCTTACTTTTGTAAAATACACATAGCAGCCTTTTTATTACAGAT
This region includes:
- a CDS encoding HAD family hydrolase, which codes for MLNIKNIIFDYGNVIFSIDFARVQQSLEALGIPDVETFYGHRQQDAIFDAFDRGQITAAEFRSRIREKAGNPHLTDEQIDAAWNSILVGIAEGNHELLLKLKDKYRTFLLSNINEIHYNFIMQYLKEKFNFESNNHLFEKVYYSHFTGKRKPEKGIFELVLNENNLNSVETLFIDDSPQHLATAKELGLQTFLMTAPDTIQAFAEREHLI
- a CDS encoding DUF892 family protein gives rise to the protein MENQPLPPSTHSTERPILSKTEINALFVSSLSDVYNMKTHLVRLIPELVKRASYQGLKQAILSTGLHLDAQLLRIDFIFKYLKYESNFRPKPLLGSLNVRDYLFSNVGELNTYQLDYIIINHLLTIEQLEIAQFKVLLTLAKGVYHKQIYSMIKLCLQDAIKEKRTFELLSKTYSL